A portion of the Rhodanobacter sp. AS-Z3 genome contains these proteins:
- the queA gene encoding tRNA preQ1(34) S-adenosylmethionine ribosyltransferase-isomerase QueA — MKKSDFDFELPPELIAQAPLAERSASRMLLLDVPAQSRQDRMFRELPDFLRPGDLLVFNDTRVLPARLYGHKDTGGAVEILIERLTGEHEAIVQLGVSKKPKEGGRIALADGSHAVVLGRDEGFFRLRFEASEPLEKLLLKLGEMPLPPYIERHADASDMERYQTVFAREPGAVAAPTAGLHFDEATLQRLRERGVEFGYVTLHVGAGTFQPVRADDLKDHHMHTEWLNVGAELVGQIQRTRANGGRVIAVGTTVVRALESASKGGELQPFAGETQIFIFPGYQFTSIDGLLTNFHLPQSTLMMLVSALAGREFILDSYRHAVEQRYRFFSYGDSMLILPHGE; from the coding sequence TTGAAGAAGTCCGATTTCGATTTTGAACTGCCACCCGAGCTGATCGCGCAGGCCCCGCTGGCCGAGCGTTCGGCTAGCCGCATGCTCCTGCTTGATGTGCCGGCGCAGTCGCGGCAGGACCGCATGTTTCGCGAGCTGCCCGACTTTCTGCGGCCCGGTGACTTGCTGGTGTTCAACGACACCCGCGTCTTGCCGGCGCGCCTTTATGGCCACAAGGACACCGGTGGCGCGGTGGAAATCCTGATCGAGCGGCTCACCGGCGAACACGAGGCGATAGTGCAGCTCGGCGTCAGCAAGAAGCCGAAAGAAGGTGGCCGGATCGCGCTGGCCGATGGCAGCCATGCGGTGGTGCTGGGGCGTGATGAAGGCTTTTTTCGCCTGCGTTTCGAAGCGTCCGAGCCGCTGGAGAAGCTGCTGCTGAAGCTGGGCGAGATGCCGCTGCCGCCGTATATCGAGCGGCATGCCGATGCCAGCGACATGGAGCGCTACCAGACCGTGTTCGCGCGTGAACCCGGCGCGGTGGCGGCGCCGACCGCCGGTCTGCATTTTGATGAGGCGACGCTGCAACGACTGCGTGAGCGCGGTGTCGAGTTTGGCTATGTCACCCTGCATGTCGGCGCAGGCACGTTCCAGCCGGTGCGTGCGGATGATCTCAAAGATCACCACATGCATACCGAGTGGCTCAACGTCGGCGCGGAATTGGTAGGCCAGATCCAGCGCACTCGAGCGAACGGCGGCCGGGTGATCGCCGTGGGCACGACCGTGGTGCGCGCGCTGGAAAGCGCGAGCAAGGGCGGCGAGCTGCAGCCGTTTGCCGGCGAGACGCAGATTTTCATCTTCCCCGGCTATCAGTTCACCAGCATCGACGGCCTGCTGACCAACTTCCACCTGCCGCAATCGACCCTGATGATGCTGGTGTCGGCATTGGCAGGGCGGGAATTCATTCTGGACAGCTACCGGCATGCGGTCGAGCAGCGCTACCGCTTCTTCTCGTATGGCGATTCGATGCTGATCCTCCCACACGGCGAGTAA
- a CDS encoding ABC transporter ATP-binding protein — protein MNTAEQVVARLAGAIKRYGSLTALDGADLLVRHGELLALLGPNGAGKTTAIALLLGLIRVDEGSAQLFGGDPQAIEPRRRIGVMLQHAELPPTLRVGELLRLTASYYPNPRSLQESAALAGVTDLLKRPYAKLSGGQQRRVQFALALCGRPELLFLDEPTVGMDIEARQQLWATIRQLISEGCAVLLTTHYLEEAEALADRVCVMSHGKVIHEGTVETLRARVAQKRIRCVTTLTATAVGSWPGVSETRLQDGRLHIVTAEAEAVVRRLLEADLQLSELEVQRAGLAEAFTELTRDAATSVASDQREAA, from the coding sequence ATGAATACTGCAGAACAGGTGGTTGCCCGGCTTGCCGGCGCGATCAAGCGTTACGGCTCGCTCACTGCGCTGGATGGCGCCGATTTGCTGGTACGCCACGGCGAACTGCTGGCCCTGCTTGGCCCGAACGGGGCGGGCAAGACCACCGCGATCGCCTTGCTGTTGGGTCTGATTCGGGTCGATGAGGGCAGCGCGCAGCTGTTTGGTGGTGACCCACAGGCGATCGAACCACGTCGGCGCATCGGGGTGATGCTGCAGCACGCGGAGCTTCCGCCGACACTGCGCGTGGGCGAGTTGTTGCGCCTGACCGCGAGCTACTACCCGAACCCGCGTTCGCTGCAGGAATCGGCAGCGCTGGCTGGAGTGACCGACCTGCTCAAGCGGCCTTACGCAAAACTTTCCGGCGGCCAGCAACGGCGTGTGCAATTCGCGCTAGCCCTCTGTGGGCGCCCCGAACTGCTGTTTCTTGACGAGCCGACGGTGGGTATGGACATCGAGGCGCGCCAGCAATTGTGGGCGACGATTCGCCAATTGATCAGCGAAGGTTGCGCGGTGTTGTTGACCACGCACTATCTGGAAGAGGCCGAAGCGCTGGCTGACCGCGTTTGCGTGATGTCACACGGCAAGGTGATCCATGAAGGTACGGTCGAGACGCTGCGCGCGCGCGTGGCGCAAAAGCGTATCCGCTGCGTCACCACGCTGACGGCGACTGCCGTCGGCAGCTGGCCCGGAGTCAGCGAAACCCGCCTGCAGGATGGGCGCCTGCACATTGTCACTGCCGAGGCAGAGGCGGTCGTGCGTCGCCTGCTGGAGGCCGATCTGCAACTGAGCGAGCTGGAGGTTCAGCGTGCGGGTCTGGCCGAAGCGTTTACCGAACTTACCCGTGACGCCGCCACCTCGGTGGCTTCCGACCAGCGTGAGGCTGCCTGA
- a CDS encoding aminotransferase class III-fold pyridoxal phosphate-dependent enzyme: protein MGVINQLRELRDFGGKPRTIGLDDASIERMAANDPLLVQAIAEAAARHHELRADLGDFLKLDETEQLAQAQAGFVNFYPDDAINPYLPAAARGPWIVTLKGAVVHDNGGYGMLGFGHNDAAILAALGRPQVMANVMSPSVAQLQFTKALNKELGRSRGGSPYTRYMCLNSGSESVTLACRIADVNAKNMTDEGGRYAGRTIKRLAVKGAFHGRTEKPALYSDSSRKAYQQNLASYRHEDSVITVAPYDVAQLQAAFADADKHGWFIEAMFLEPVMGEGDPGRAVTAEFYKAARELTSAHGSLLLIDSIQAGLRAHGVLSFVDYPGFENLPPPDMETFSKALNAGQYPLSVLAVTAATAELYRKGIYGNTMTANPRALDVALATMGELSDAVRNNIRERGKEFVDKLNALKNELGGLITKVQGTGLLFSCELAPEYKCYGAGSTEEYMREHGIGVIHGGTNSLRFTPHFNVTSAEVDLVVAHVRKALLEGPRKAKAEAA from the coding sequence ATGGGTGTGATCAATCAGCTGCGCGAATTGCGCGATTTCGGCGGCAAGCCGCGCACCATCGGCCTGGATGACGCCAGCATCGAGCGCATGGCTGCCAACGACCCGTTGCTGGTTCAGGCGATTGCCGAAGCGGCGGCTCGCCACCATGAGCTGCGTGCCGATCTGGGCGACTTCCTCAAGCTCGATGAAACCGAGCAGCTGGCCCAGGCACAAGCCGGTTTCGTCAATTTCTACCCGGACGATGCGATCAATCCTTACCTGCCGGCCGCAGCCCGTGGCCCGTGGATCGTCACCCTGAAAGGCGCCGTGGTGCACGACAATGGCGGCTACGGCATGCTCGGTTTCGGCCACAACGACGCAGCGATTCTTGCTGCCCTTGGCCGCCCCCAGGTGATGGCGAACGTGATGTCGCCCAGCGTGGCGCAGCTGCAGTTCACCAAGGCGCTGAACAAGGAACTGGGTCGCAGTCGCGGCGGCAGCCCGTATACGCGTTATATGTGCCTGAATTCGGGTTCCGAGTCGGTCACCCTGGCCTGCCGCATTGCCGACGTCAACGCCAAGAACATGACCGACGAAGGTGGCCGCTACGCGGGCCGCACGATCAAGCGTCTCGCGGTAAAGGGCGCCTTCCACGGCCGCACCGAGAAGCCGGCGCTGTATTCCGACTCCAGTCGCAAGGCCTATCAACAGAACCTGGCCAGCTATCGCCACGAAGACAGCGTGATCACGGTGGCGCCGTATGACGTCGCCCAACTGCAGGCGGCGTTCGCTGATGCAGACAAACACGGCTGGTTCATCGAGGCGATGTTCCTTGAGCCAGTGATGGGCGAAGGCGACCCGGGCCGCGCCGTCACGGCCGAGTTCTACAAGGCAGCACGCGAGTTGACCAGCGCACACGGCAGTCTGTTGTTGATCGATTCGATCCAGGCCGGCCTGCGTGCACACGGCGTGTTGTCGTTCGTCGACTATCCCGGCTTTGAAAATCTGCCGCCGCCGGACATGGAAACCTTCTCCAAGGCGCTCAATGCCGGGCAGTATCCGCTGTCGGTGCTGGCCGTCACCGCCGCTACCGCCGAGCTGTATCGCAAGGGCATTTACGGCAACACCATGACCGCCAACCCCCGCGCACTGGACGTGGCGCTGGCCACTATGGGCGAACTCAGCGATGCCGTGCGCAACAACATCCGCGAGCGCGGCAAGGAATTCGTCGACAAGCTCAACGCGCTGAAGAACGAGCTGGGCGGCCTGATCACCAAGGTGCAAGGTACTGGCCTGCTGTTCTCCTGCGAGCTGGCCCCGGAGTACAAGTGCTACGGCGCCGGTTCCACCGAGGAATACATGCGCGAGCATGGCATCGGCGTGATCCACGGCGGCACCAACTCGCTGCGTTTCACCCCGCACTTCAACGTCACCAGTGCCGAAGTCGACCTGGTCGTCGCGCATGTGCGCAAGGCCTTGCTGGAAGGTCCGCGCAAGGCCAAGGCCGAAGCAGCCTGA
- a CDS encoding sensor histidine kinase — protein MIPAFISRWFLPAQDSAVADDLRRGKSPWADSVHLLWSLWIFITPMFDHGLRGYTTTWLLFTLASYPVFLLLFARMQLASRRTAYRYAWGMAVLCFGLMRWYPSGLSYFVYACVMLSHCDRRQFRSYALQVLALNAIYVGLAWWIGYPSALLVIMPVTVFVICTIVTVEQLQHEKDAALSLSHDEVRRLAATAERERIGRDLHDLLGHTLSLITLKLELSRKLFDRDVEAAKREVEEAEKVARHALAEVRSAVTGIRATDLAAEMASARLLLESSRVHLGYDASPVDMPAEIERGLSLVLREAVTNIARHAAASCVRIELRREHAAVCMQIKDNGRGGLARDGNGMTGMRERVRAMGGTLGVESPLGGGTQLRVLVPVPVLRLVESSRVASAVNPVQASSSYPAA, from the coding sequence ATGATCCCCGCCTTCATTAGCCGATGGTTCCTTCCGGCCCAGGATTCCGCCGTCGCCGACGACTTGCGACGCGGCAAGTCGCCATGGGCCGACAGCGTGCATCTGTTGTGGTCGCTGTGGATCTTCATCACGCCGATGTTCGACCACGGATTGCGCGGCTACACCACGACCTGGCTGTTGTTCACGCTGGCCTCGTATCCGGTGTTTCTGCTGCTGTTTGCCAGGATGCAGCTGGCTTCGCGTCGGACCGCCTATCGCTACGCCTGGGGCATGGCGGTGCTGTGCTTCGGTCTGATGCGCTGGTATCCCAGCGGCCTCAGCTATTTCGTGTACGCCTGCGTGATGCTCAGTCACTGCGACCGGCGGCAGTTCCGGAGTTATGCGCTCCAGGTATTGGCGCTCAATGCGATCTATGTGGGGCTGGCGTGGTGGATCGGTTACCCGAGCGCCTTGCTGGTAATCATGCCGGTCACCGTGTTCGTGATCTGCACCATCGTAACCGTCGAGCAACTACAACACGAAAAGGATGCGGCGCTCAGCCTTTCCCATGACGAGGTACGCCGGCTCGCCGCTACGGCGGAGCGCGAACGGATCGGCCGTGACCTGCACGACTTGCTGGGGCACACGCTGTCGCTGATCACGCTGAAGCTGGAGTTGTCGCGCAAGTTGTTCGATCGCGATGTCGAGGCAGCGAAACGTGAAGTGGAAGAGGCCGAAAAAGTTGCGCGACATGCGCTGGCCGAAGTGCGCAGTGCGGTCACCGGCATTCGCGCTACGGACCTGGCAGCGGAGATGGCGTCGGCGCGGTTGCTGCTTGAATCGTCTCGCGTGCATCTGGGATACGACGCGTCGCCGGTCGACATGCCGGCAGAAATAGAGCGGGGACTGTCACTGGTGTTGCGCGAGGCGGTGACCAATATCGCCCGGCACGCCGCTGCCAGTTGCGTGCGCATCGAGCTGCGCCGGGAGCACGCTGCGGTCTGCATGCAAATCAAAGATAACGGTCGCGGCGGCCTTGCCCGCGATGGCAACGGCATGACCGGAATGCGCGAGCGTGTCCGCGCGATGGGTGGAACCTTGGGCGTCGAATCCCCGTTAGGGGGTGGCACGCAGTTGCGGGTGCTCGTGCCCGTGCCGGTGCTGCGCCTGGTCGAGTCCTCGCGCGTGGCGTCGGCAGTCAACCCGGTGCAGGCCAGCTCCAGCTATCCTGCGGCCTGA
- the tgt gene encoding tRNA guanosine(34) transglycosylase Tgt, which produces MTSLTFDLSATDGAARRGRLTFPRGTIETPAFMPVGTYGSVKAMTPRDVTETGAEIILGNTFHLFLRPGLEIVEKFGGLHKFIGWDKPILTDSGGFQVFSLAHKRKITEEGVTFASPVDGSKVFLSPEVSMQIQKVLDSDIAMIFDECTPYPATEKVASDSMELSLRWAARSRQAFDELKNPNSLFGIVQGSVYENLRRRSAAGLIDIGFDGYAVGGLAVGEPEAERNHALDFTVPLLPADKPRYLMGVGRPEDIVEAVRRGIDMFDCVMPTRNARNGFLFTAEGTLRIRNAKFSTDTRVIEEGCDCYSCRNGFSRAYLRHLDRCNEILGSQLATMHNLRYYQRLMAGLREAIAGQALEAFVAKFYALRGV; this is translated from the coding sequence ATGACTTCCCTGACCTTCGATCTCTCGGCCACCGACGGCGCTGCCCGCCGTGGCCGCCTCACCTTCCCTCGCGGCACCATCGAGACGCCGGCGTTCATGCCGGTGGGCACGTATGGCTCGGTCAAGGCGATGACGCCGCGCGACGTGACCGAGACCGGCGCCGAGATCATCCTGGGCAACACGTTCCATCTGTTCCTGCGGCCGGGGCTGGAGATCGTCGAGAAGTTCGGCGGCCTGCACAAGTTCATCGGCTGGGACAAGCCGATCCTCACCGACTCCGGTGGTTTCCAGGTGTTCTCGCTGGCGCACAAGCGCAAGATCACCGAGGAGGGCGTGACATTTGCCTCGCCGGTGGATGGCTCGAAGGTGTTCCTGTCGCCGGAAGTGTCGATGCAGATCCAGAAAGTGCTGGATTCGGACATCGCGATGATTTTCGATGAATGCACGCCGTACCCCGCCACCGAGAAGGTGGCCTCGGATTCGATGGAGCTGTCGCTGCGCTGGGCGGCACGCTCGCGTCAGGCCTTCGACGAGCTGAAGAACCCGAACTCGCTGTTCGGCATCGTGCAGGGCAGCGTCTACGAAAACCTGCGTCGACGCTCGGCGGCAGGGCTGATCGATATCGGTTTTGATGGTTATGCGGTCGGTGGGCTGGCGGTGGGTGAGCCGGAGGCCGAGCGCAACCATGCGCTGGATTTCACCGTGCCCTTGCTGCCTGCCGACAAGCCGCGCTACCTGATGGGCGTGGGTCGGCCCGAGGACATCGTCGAGGCCGTACGCCGCGGCATCGACATGTTCGATTGCGTGATGCCGACCCGCAACGCGCGCAACGGCTTCCTGTTCACCGCCGAAGGCACGTTGCGTATCCGCAACGCGAAGTTTTCCACCGACACTCGGGTGATCGAGGAGGGCTGTGATTGCTACAGCTGCCGCAACGGTTTCAGCCGCGCCTACCTGCGTCATCTTGATCGTTGCAATGAAATTCTCGGCAGCCAGCTCGCCACCATGCACAACCTGCGTTACTACCAGCGGTTGATGGCGGGCCTGCGCGAGGCGATCGCCGGACAGGCACTGGAGGCGTTTGTGGCGAAATTTTACGCTCTGCGCGGGGTTTGA
- a CDS encoding response regulator transcription factor, translating into MIRVLLAEDQAMVRGALSALLQLESDIEVLGSAADGEAAWRDIQKHKPDALVTDIEMPGLTGLELAQRIQRQELPIKVVIVTTFARPGFLRRALDAGVSGYLLKDAPAENLAEALRTVHRGGRAIDPQLALEAWSEADPLNDRERQVLRLAGEGQSAGDIATQLNLSHGTVRNYLSEAIGKLGVANRIEAFRLARQKGWL; encoded by the coding sequence ATGATTCGCGTGTTGCTGGCCGAAGATCAGGCGATGGTGCGTGGCGCGCTGTCGGCGTTGCTGCAGTTGGAATCAGATATCGAAGTGCTCGGTTCGGCGGCTGACGGCGAGGCCGCATGGCGCGATATCCAGAAGCACAAGCCCGATGCGCTGGTGACGGACATCGAGATGCCGGGCCTGACCGGTCTGGAACTGGCCCAGCGCATTCAGCGGCAGGAGTTGCCGATCAAGGTGGTGATCGTCACCACGTTTGCTCGCCCCGGGTTCCTGCGTCGTGCGCTGGATGCCGGTGTGTCCGGCTATCTGCTGAAGGATGCGCCGGCGGAGAATCTGGCCGAGGCGTTGCGTACGGTGCATCGCGGTGGTCGCGCGATTGACCCGCAGCTGGCGCTGGAAGCATGGTCGGAAGCCGATCCCTTGAACGACCGCGAGCGCCAGGTGTTGCGGCTGGCGGGCGAAGGCCAGTCGGCCGGTGACATCGCCACGCAACTGAATCTTTCGCACGGCACGGTGCGCAATTATCTGTCCGAGGCGATCGGCAAGCTCGGCGTGGCCAATCGCATCGAGGCGTTCCGGCTGGCGCGACAGAAAGGTTGGCTGTAG
- the yajC gene encoding preprotein translocase subunit YajC, with protein MSFPISPVLAQAAAPQPASSGSLQMIIMMVVLFGLMYFMMIRPQAKRQKEHRALIAGLAKGDEVVTNGGIAGRVDEVGETFITVEIAANVKVKVQKGSVQQVLPKGSLKSV; from the coding sequence ATGAGTTTTCCGATCTCTCCCGTGCTCGCCCAGGCCGCGGCTCCGCAGCCGGCCAGTAGTGGAAGCCTGCAAATGATCATCATGATGGTGGTGCTGTTCGGCCTTATGTATTTCATGATGATCCGCCCGCAGGCGAAGCGGCAGAAGGAGCATCGCGCGCTGATTGCCGGCCTGGCCAAGGGCGATGAAGTGGTCACCAACGGCGGCATTGCCGGACGTGTGGACGAAGTGGGCGAGACCTTCATCACCGTCGAGATCGCGGCCAACGTCAAGGTCAAGGTGCAAAAGGGCTCGGTGCAGCAGGTATTGCCCAAGGGTTCGCTGAAGTCTGTCTGA
- a CDS encoding flavin reductase family protein, with translation MQVDFTQLDAAESYRWLSSTVTPRPIAWVSTISASGVANLAPFSFFQVICDEPATLLVNVGLHAGGRIKDTVRNVRDTGELVIHLVSRAAAETMNVTSATLPHDQSEFALAGIETVPSCLVKPPRIAAAAVAFECELAEIKPYPAESPRQFLIFAKVLLGHIDAAVMTDERHVDPAKLDLVGRLSGSFYSTTRDRFAMKRPA, from the coding sequence ATGCAAGTGGATTTCACCCAGCTCGACGCCGCCGAGTCCTACCGATGGCTGTCTTCCACCGTGACGCCGCGCCCGATTGCGTGGGTCTCGACGATATCCGCCAGCGGCGTCGCCAATCTGGCGCCCTTCAGCTTTTTCCAGGTGATCTGCGATGAGCCGGCGACGCTGCTGGTGAACGTCGGGCTGCATGCCGGTGGTCGGATCAAGGACACCGTTCGAAACGTGCGTGACACCGGCGAGCTGGTGATTCACCTGGTCAGCCGTGCAGCGGCGGAGACAATGAACGTCACCTCGGCCACGCTGCCGCACGATCAGAGCGAGTTTGCCTTGGCGGGTATTGAGACCGTGCCCAGCTGCCTGGTCAAGCCGCCGCGGATCGCCGCTGCGGCGGTGGCATTCGAATGCGAGTTGGCCGAAATCAAGCCTTATCCGGCTGAGAGTCCGCGCCAGTTCCTGATTTTTGCCAAGGTGCTGCTGGGGCACATCGACGCTGCCGTGATGACGGACGAGCGCCATGTCGACCCGGCCAAGCTTGATCTGGTGGGCCGCCTCAGCGGAAGTTTCTACAGCACTACGCGCGATCGTTTCGCGATGAAGCGTCCCGCTTGA
- a CDS encoding MFS transporter gives MPAGSAFGLASALRPQQALPVRQVLAVVVGNAIEFYDFVTYAFFAAQIGRAFFPSHAPGASLLASLATFGAGFLTRPLGAFVIGRMGDRVGRKPAMLLSFTLIGIAVVGLPLTPSYASIGIAAPILVIGFRLLQGFALGGEVGPSTAFMMEAAPLHRRGLYISLQAMSADAAVLVAGLVGVGLASVLDESALDAWGWRLALLVGAIIIPFGLVLRRSLGETLSVAENARSHGDSSPWRGYGKIALPALAMLAAATTTNYILDYMTTYAGSTLGMPTKVALGATVAVGLSGVICDPISGWLSDRFGRKPVMVVPWIVLLLAIFPCFWVIGHWRNGPALYGVCTLLAVASTLSTATVLVSITESLPQAIRSGGLSMIYAVAIAIFGGSTQFMAAWLTRISGSALAPAWYLIAAVVVGLLAITRMAETAPIRNLQHARGNAEATPLQAGWPPMEP, from the coding sequence ATGCCTGCAGGGTCAGCGTTCGGGTTGGCGTCCGCTCTACGGCCGCAGCAAGCCCTGCCTGTGCGGCAGGTGCTCGCGGTGGTGGTCGGCAATGCGATCGAGTTCTACGACTTCGTCACCTATGCCTTTTTTGCGGCCCAGATCGGCCGGGCCTTCTTTCCCTCGCACGCACCGGGCGCCAGTCTGCTGGCCTCGCTGGCCACGTTCGGTGCAGGTTTTCTGACCCGTCCGCTGGGTGCCTTCGTGATCGGTCGCATGGGCGATCGGGTCGGTCGCAAGCCGGCGATGTTGTTGTCGTTCACCCTGATCGGCATCGCGGTAGTCGGCCTGCCGCTGACGCCCTCGTATGCCAGCATCGGAATCGCCGCGCCGATTCTGGTGATCGGTTTTCGTCTGCTGCAGGGTTTTGCACTGGGTGGCGAGGTGGGGCCAAGCACCGCCTTCATGATGGAGGCAGCACCGCTGCATCGTCGCGGGCTCTATATTTCGCTGCAGGCGATGAGTGCGGATGCCGCGGTGCTGGTGGCCGGCCTGGTGGGTGTTGGTCTGGCGTCGGTTCTCGATGAGTCTGCGCTGGATGCGTGGGGCTGGCGGTTAGCCTTGCTGGTGGGAGCCATCATCATTCCCTTCGGCCTGGTGTTGCGCCGCTCGCTCGGCGAGACATTGTCCGTAGCAGAGAATGCAAGGTCGCATGGCGATAGTTCGCCCTGGCGCGGCTACGGCAAGATCGCGCTGCCGGCGCTGGCGATGCTCGCGGCGGCCACTACCACCAATTACATCCTCGACTATATGACGACCTACGCTGGCAGCACGCTGGGCATGCCCACGAAAGTTGCGCTTGGCGCCACTGTGGCGGTCGGTTTGAGTGGCGTGATCTGCGATCCGATCAGTGGCTGGCTGTCCGACCGGTTCGGTCGCAAACCGGTGATGGTGGTGCCATGGATCGTGCTGCTGCTGGCGATCTTTCCGTGTTTCTGGGTGATCGGGCATTGGCGCAACGGACCGGCTCTGTATGGGGTTTGTACGTTGCTCGCGGTCGCCTCGACGCTGTCGACAGCAACGGTGCTGGTATCCATCACCGAGTCATTGCCGCAAGCGATCCGCTCCGGCGGGCTGTCGATGATCTATGCGGTTGCCATCGCCATCTTCGGCGGTTCGACGCAGTTCATGGCGGCATGGCTCACCCGGATCAGCGGCAGCGCGTTGGCACCGGCGTGGTACCTGATCGCTGCGGTTGTCGTCGGGCTGCTGGCGATTACGCGAATGGCCGAAACCGCGCCGATACGCAATCTGCAACACGCCCGCGGAAACGCGGAGGCCACCCCGCTGCAAGCGGGGTGGCCTCCGATGGAACCCTGA
- a CDS encoding ABC transporter permease — MTDVTAVPIVTMSRRRVLGAYLEEARSECLRYMRNPSFMLPIMLFPGMFYLLFGVLMAKSNGADAARYLLASYGVFGVMSPGLFGFGVSLALERNSGLLTFKRALPMPPGAYLIGKMVMAMVAAAGVILLLLAMATTLGHVSLAAPQVGALLLVGVLGVLPFCALGMFVGTVFKGQGAPGVLQLIYLPMSFMSGLWFPLPMLPKFLQQIAPIWPSYHLDMLALAAVGMNKQPLFAHVLMLLGFTAGFLLLAARRLRRHG, encoded by the coding sequence ATGACTGACGTAACGGCGGTTCCCATCGTGACCATGTCGCGCCGTCGCGTGCTGGGTGCCTACCTGGAAGAGGCGCGCAGCGAATGCCTGCGCTACATGCGCAACCCCAGTTTCATGCTGCCAATCATGCTGTTTCCGGGGATGTTCTATCTGTTGTTTGGCGTGTTGATGGCTAAATCCAACGGCGCCGACGCGGCGCGCTACCTGCTCGCCAGCTACGGTGTATTCGGGGTGATGAGCCCTGGCTTGTTCGGCTTCGGGGTGTCGCTGGCGCTGGAACGTAACAGTGGCCTGCTGACTTTCAAGCGTGCGCTGCCGATGCCGCCGGGTGCCTATCTGATCGGCAAGATGGTGATGGCGATGGTGGCTGCCGCCGGAGTGATCCTGTTGCTGCTGGCGATGGCGACGACACTGGGCCATGTGTCGCTGGCCGCGCCGCAGGTCGGTGCCTTGTTGCTGGTCGGCGTACTTGGCGTGTTGCCGTTCTGTGCGCTGGGCATGTTTGTCGGCACGGTGTTCAAGGGGCAGGGTGCACCCGGTGTGCTGCAGCTGATCTATCTGCCGATGTCGTTCATGTCAGGCTTGTGGTTCCCCTTGCCGATGCTGCCGAAGTTCCTGCAGCAGATCGCGCCGATCTGGCCGAGCTATCACCTGGACATGTTGGCTCTGGCCGCGGTGGGCATGAACAAGCAGCCGCTGTTCGCGCATGTGCTGATGCTGTTGGGGTTCACGGCCGGCTTCCTGCTGCTGGCGGCGCGGCGCTTGCGCCGGCATGGTTGA